The following proteins are encoded in a genomic region of Neisseria perflava:
- a CDS encoding NAD(P)H-dependent oxidoreductase: MNILLLDGGKDFGHSHGELNHTLHKKAKEVLTALGHDVKETVIDAGYDVEAEIEKFLWMDTVIWQMPGWWMHEPWTVKKYIDEVLTAGHGKLYHSDGRHRVNPSEGYGTGGLLQGKKHMLSLTWNAPIEAFTREGDFFEGKGVDALYMHFHKLNEFIGLTRLPTFLCNDVIKNPQVARYLADYQAHLEKVFG; the protein is encoded by the coding sequence ATGAATATTTTATTATTAGACGGTGGTAAAGATTTCGGACATTCACATGGCGAGTTGAACCACACGCTTCATAAAAAAGCGAAAGAAGTTTTGACCGCACTTGGACATGATGTAAAAGAAACCGTGATTGATGCCGGCTATGATGTTGAGGCAGAAATCGAAAAATTCTTATGGATGGATACAGTGATTTGGCAGATGCCAGGCTGGTGGATGCACGAACCTTGGACAGTGAAAAAATACATAGACGAAGTATTAACCGCTGGACACGGCAAGCTTTACCACAGTGATGGTCGCCATCGTGTTAATCCAAGCGAAGGCTATGGCACAGGTGGCTTGTTGCAAGGCAAAAAACACATGCTTTCGCTTACTTGGAATGCCCCGATTGAAGCGTTCACTCGTGAAGGAGACTTCTTTGAAGGAAAAGGCGTGGATGCTTTATACATGCACTTCCACAAACTCAACGAATTCATCGGCTTGACCCGTCTGCCGACATTCTTATGTAACGATGTGATTAAAAATCCACAAGTAGCACGATACTTAGCAGACTACCAAGCACACTTGGAAAAAGTATTTGGTTAA
- a CDS encoding PEP/pyruvate-binding domain-containing protein: MKPAFCLPILLLLSACRPEAETADTAAPTARKPSYYESEKRQTVATPVKTQIPALSAIKSQADFDLLSRIYEQGSEYEIPHILFLIDREDDNRTDYINTPKFRLHEHYLATISKPMLSKTELNQQYRSPNRRYLFGTISWQNSTQEYVYEFWEGDKITPELLKLAAGRLKDSFYAPLRYKTNSLWQETVAEQSKVPFITQESLIKNFPYLPLNQGKAIGTLRVIAKEDDLYNVGADDIIILKEVPLELPPVAGIISEKPSTALSHVNVLARGWGIPNIYLKDAEKILAPYIGRRIEFEATAKQYRIIQTNRNTTSKSFSDGLTLPQPDVSDYSLRALANLHRDDSRYCGSKAANLGHILAHIEGSNVPDGFCIPFAYYQAMMDRLGINATTLAHIETQSDGDNRKRRTALLTLQKKITDAEIPSEWKHRWAEQWRSQLNSKGVFVRSSSNSEDLPNFSGAGLYTTVPNVTDENALAEAVKQSWASVFNYSAYEARRIAGLPHDSVKMSVFVQQSINADLSGVLVTINPYDIAQKNSAYIAAKHGLGIRVVEGKRVAEQVVYNRRNDSVQRLSSSNETTALQLDKNGGVREIPVTNGNVMNQEQIRCLDQTGQQIKQLFANGEQDIEWAFDNGKLVILQARPYLNGTR, encoded by the coding sequence ATGAAACCTGCTTTTTGCCTCCCAATATTGCTTTTACTTTCAGCGTGCCGTCCTGAGGCTGAGACAGCCGACACGGCTGCACCAACGGCGCGTAAGCCTTCTTATTACGAGTCTGAAAAGCGTCAAACTGTAGCCACTCCAGTTAAAACACAAATTCCTGCGTTATCTGCAATCAAAAGCCAGGCCGATTTTGACTTACTTTCGCGTATCTATGAGCAAGGTAGTGAATATGAAATTCCTCATATCCTTTTCCTCATCGATCGTGAAGACGATAACCGTACTGACTATATCAATACTCCCAAATTTCGGCTGCATGAGCATTATCTGGCTACTATCTCGAAACCCATGCTGTCGAAAACTGAATTGAATCAACAATACCGTAGTCCTAACCGGCGTTATCTGTTTGGTACTATCAGTTGGCAGAATAGCACTCAGGAATATGTTTATGAGTTTTGGGAAGGAGACAAAATCACGCCTGAATTGTTGAAATTGGCGGCAGGCCGTCTGAAAGACAGTTTCTACGCTCCGTTGCGTTATAAAACCAATTCTTTATGGCAGGAAACCGTTGCTGAACAAAGCAAAGTTCCTTTTATTACCCAAGAAAGTTTGATTAAGAATTTCCCCTATCTGCCTCTAAACCAAGGCAAAGCGATAGGCACATTACGCGTTATTGCCAAAGAAGATGATCTTTATAATGTCGGCGCCGACGATATTATTATTTTGAAAGAGGTTCCCCTGGAGCTGCCACCTGTGGCGGGGATTATCAGTGAGAAACCATCCACTGCACTATCGCATGTGAATGTACTGGCACGCGGCTGGGGGATTCCCAATATTTACCTTAAAGATGCAGAAAAAATCCTAGCCCCGTATATTGGCCGTCGTATCGAATTTGAAGCGACTGCTAAGCAATACCGAATTATCCAAACCAACCGGAACACTACCAGCAAAAGCTTTTCAGACGGCCTTACCCTGCCCCAACCCGATGTTTCCGATTACAGCCTTCGGGCTTTGGCAAACCTTCACCGTGATGACAGCCGTTACTGCGGCAGTAAGGCTGCCAACCTCGGTCATATTCTCGCCCATATTGAAGGTAGTAATGTACCTGATGGATTCTGCATTCCCTTTGCTTACTATCAAGCCATGATGGATAGACTGGGTATTAACGCGACAACACTGGCACACATCGAAACACAAAGTGATGGAGACAACCGCAAGCGTCGCACTGCCTTGCTCACACTGCAGAAAAAAATTACCGATGCCGAAATCCCGTCGGAATGGAAACACAGATGGGCTGAGCAATGGCGCAGCCAATTAAACAGCAAAGGCGTGTTTGTCCGCAGCTCCTCTAATTCCGAAGACCTGCCTAATTTCAGCGGCGCAGGACTGTACACCACCGTGCCAAATGTTACCGATGAAAACGCGTTGGCCGAAGCAGTGAAGCAATCTTGGGCCTCCGTTTTCAATTACAGCGCATACGAAGCCCGCCGTATTGCCGGATTGCCTCACGATAGCGTGAAAATGAGTGTCTTTGTGCAACAAAGCATTAATGCAGATCTCTCCGGCGTACTGGTTACCATCAATCCTTATGATATTGCTCAGAAAAACAGCGCCTACATTGCCGCCAAACACGGGTTGGGTATTCGTGTCGTTGAGGGCAAACGGGTAGCCGAACAGGTAGTCTATAACCGTCGCAATGATTCTGTACAACGTCTCAGCTCCTCTAATGAAACCACAGCGCTGCAACTGGATAAAAACGGTGGAGTACGGGAAATTCCTGTAACCAATGGCAATGTGATGAATCAAGAACAAATCCGTTGCCTTGACCAAACCGGCCAACAAATCAAACAGCTATTTGCTAATGGTGAGCAGGACATCGAATGGGCGTTTGACAATGGTAAGCTTGTTATCCTCCAGGCACGACCGTATCTAAACGGCACACGTTAA
- a CDS encoding histidine phosphatase family protein produces MSKQLTFYFIRHGRTQWNEQGLLQGSGNSPLTKQGIAGAQKTGAALQQVEFTAAYSSILQRAIDTAGHIIGQRPIPLFQHCGLNEQSFGSWEGMQIADLRKLTEFKQLTNDPAAYKALSNGGETFEQLAVRAMATIYDIIKVHQSGANILVVSHGHTLRLLLSLLGGATWENHRDEGKSVSLLNTSISIVKYDSESGFHIEQLNDVAHLQ; encoded by the coding sequence ATGTCAAAACAACTCACTTTTTATTTTATTCGCCATGGCCGTACCCAATGGAACGAACAAGGGCTTTTGCAGGGATCCGGCAATTCACCACTGACCAAACAAGGGATTGCAGGAGCTCAGAAAACCGGGGCGGCGCTACAACAAGTAGAATTTACCGCTGCTTATTCCAGTATTTTACAACGCGCCATTGATACGGCTGGCCATATTATCGGTCAGCGTCCTATTCCTCTTTTTCAGCACTGTGGACTAAATGAGCAATCTTTTGGAAGTTGGGAAGGTATGCAGATCGCTGATCTGCGGAAGCTAACCGAATTCAAACAATTAACCAATGACCCGGCAGCTTATAAAGCATTAAGCAATGGTGGCGAAACCTTTGAACAATTAGCAGTACGTGCAATGGCCACTATTTACGATATCATTAAGGTACATCAATCGGGAGCCAATATTTTAGTGGTATCGCATGGCCATACCTTGCGGCTTTTATTATCCTTACTAGGCGGAGCGACTTGGGAAAACCATCGTGATGAGGGTAAATCCGTGTCATTGTTGAATACTTCGATTAGTATTGTGAAATACGATAGTGAAAGCGGTTTTCATATTGAGCAACTTAACGATGTGGCTCATTTACAATGA
- a CDS encoding CHAP domain-containing protein, whose translation MSKSKLMIVFKDSLAGTPEKLRYRVYINSVQIGEGEVGKNRDIASYQITWHENRLVIDEERVIVPKQQPKESVIVPKQPEDKQSYDYVEVKVVAANGSEKTIGRHKHLRPTNTTVTLVSPWVRIPLAGGGMFEGDFFEVEYNIKRKDHNLFAKVIIKDIPRKIVLTALKYRGSKKWEFDTEKTSTRKLKKNDSRHAGLFMGKPTAKEIIVTEEFKYPNPSNKCSTFVYDVLQEVGINIPWLSHGWIPEDSPPLAGEWGDNKLTFLDNDWFLLRNNPLPGDIGSFDVKRDYGKKWSDASGHVGFILTDGVCISAGHYKVEVNDAGFRMKNGTALQNDFDFKTFRRYKHKVIKK comes from the coding sequence ATGAGCAAATCAAAATTAATGATAGTCTTCAAAGACTCTTTGGCTGGTACGCCTGAAAAATTACGCTACCGCGTATATATCAATAGTGTACAGATAGGGGAAGGAGAGGTAGGAAAAAATAGAGATATTGCTTCTTATCAAATTACATGGCATGAAAATCGGTTGGTTATTGATGAGGAAAGAGTTATTGTACCTAAACAACAGCCTAAGGAAAGCGTCATTGTACCTAAACAGCCTGAGGATAAACAGTCTTATGATTATGTTGAAGTTAAGGTAGTCGCTGCAAATGGATCGGAAAAAACTATAGGCCGACATAAGCATCTGAGGCCAACAAATACGACTGTGACTTTAGTCTCTCCTTGGGTAAGAATTCCCTTAGCAGGCGGCGGGATGTTTGAGGGAGATTTTTTTGAAGTTGAATATAATATTAAAAGGAAAGATCATAATTTATTTGCGAAAGTCATTATTAAGGATATACCAAGGAAAATCGTATTGACAGCATTGAAATATAGAGGAAGTAAAAAATGGGAGTTTGATACTGAAAAGACTTCGACGAGAAAATTAAAGAAAAATGATTCACGTCACGCAGGCTTATTTATGGGTAAACCTACAGCTAAAGAAATAATAGTAACTGAGGAGTTTAAATATCCGAATCCTTCAAATAAATGCAGTACATTCGTATATGATGTACTACAAGAGGTTGGTATTAATATCCCATGGCTGTCTCATGGATGGATACCTGAAGATTCTCCTCCTTTGGCAGGAGAATGGGGAGACAATAAATTGACATTTCTAGATAATGATTGGTTTCTTTTAAGAAATAACCCATTACCTGGTGATATTGGTTCATTTGATGTTAAAAGAGATTATGGTAAAAAATGGAGTGATGCTTCTGGTCATGTGGGTTTTATTCTGACAGACGGAGTATGCATTTCTGCCGGACATTATAAAGTAGAAGTCAATGATGCAGGATTTAGAATGAAAAATGGAACAGCTTTACAAAATGATTTTGATTTTAAAACTTTTCGCAGATATAAACATAAGGTAATTAAAAAATGA
- a CDS encoding type VI secretion system Vgr family protein, translating to MTARQSYHLTFARFSPSLSVRSFSATEAVNTAYRVEITATSTDSSLPLSSYLNQRAAFEIRPQEGLLSEVAGAFGSASDDPPAKQWQGIITSCEKLSVSKDETVYRFVLEPRFAALKHFQTSRLFQYQTVPDIVAAVFKHHGFSGVDYRFQKSRNYTVREYVTQYLESDFDFINRLCEEEGIWYAFEQHEQHGDVVVFGDSPEHYLRSQGLPVSYRHHAGLESVGTEALFNLSIRHNPIVEGIRTADYNYRSADTDLFAETDNKQSEESADNTVLLGKQQHWGLHPKTTDEAQVQTTLLNEANLCRQTIANGSGNVVSMAPMKVFQTDTAFPEAPDGWLVLSMEHSGSRDTAYSHTFTTIPAQLAYRPERITPRPHIDGTLPARVTAAENCTYAYIDDMGRYRVKLPFDLDEWSPGGESRPVRLAKPYAGPEYGIHFPLHEGTEVMLSFVQGNPDRPYISGVMHDSAHTDHIPADWNTRNVIRTWANNKLRMEDLQGQEHIKLATDYQKSQLNLGHIVDSNRNKRGENGEGFELRTDGWGAVRAGKGILVSAQNQDANGKVLDMDDAISQLEQALSLAKSLNKAAQTANNHNTDEETQRGRLKDALKDLKEAGLIQTAPAGIATATEQSQLHTANENIHLVSGNHTDITAGQSLTAHAAESVNLFAQSSGIKVQANQGKVEVQAQNDELQLNALKDATLTSSAGKITIAAKEEILITCKGAYIKLSNGEVEIGSPKVLRVRAPMVVNGVNRISNLLPLLPSNQNKKENTSIQIKRIGIKKLSGISLDYKLKNSDDKTIFSSTTRHESGLSNVYDRSKFDGGSYLLIGKESDNWQMFVHEEDEAKKDLK from the coding sequence ATGACCGCCCGCCAATCCTACCACCTCACCTTCGCCCGTTTTTCCCCCTCACTTTCAGTCCGCTCCTTCAGTGCAACCGAAGCGGTCAACACCGCTTACCGTGTCGAAATCACTGCCACCTCCACCGATTCCTCCCTGCCTCTCTCTTCCTACCTCAACCAACGCGCAGCATTTGAGATTCGTCCGCAGGAAGGCTTACTGTCGGAAGTGGCCGGGGCATTCGGGTCTGCTTCAGACGATCCCCCGGCGAAGCAATGGCAGGGCATCATCACCTCATGCGAGAAGTTGTCGGTTTCCAAGGATGAAACCGTTTACCGCTTTGTTTTAGAGCCGCGCTTCGCGGCTTTAAAACATTTCCAGACTTCCCGGCTGTTCCAATACCAAACCGTCCCCGACATCGTTGCCGCCGTCTTCAAACATCACGGCTTCTCCGGTGTCGACTACCGTTTCCAAAAGAGCCGCAACTACACCGTACGCGAGTATGTCACCCAATATCTCGAAAGCGACTTCGACTTTATCAACCGTCTGTGTGAAGAAGAAGGCATCTGGTATGCCTTCGAACAGCATGAACAACATGGTGACGTAGTCGTCTTCGGCGACAGTCCCGAACACTACTTGCGCAGTCAAGGCTTACCCGTTTCCTACCGCCACCATGCAGGATTGGAGAGTGTCGGTACCGAAGCACTGTTCAACTTAAGCATCCGCCACAACCCCATTGTCGAAGGCATACGCACGGCCGACTACAACTACCGCAGTGCCGATACCGACCTCTTTGCCGAAACCGACAACAAACAGTCCGAAGAATCTGCCGACAATACCGTCTTATTGGGCAAACAGCAACACTGGGGCCTTCATCCCAAAACAACCGACGAAGCCCAAGTTCAGACGACCCTGTTGAACGAAGCCAACCTCTGCCGCCAAACCATCGCCAACGGTAGCGGCAACGTCGTCTCCATGGCACCGATGAAAGTGTTCCAAACCGATACTGCCTTCCCCGAAGCACCCGACGGCTGGCTGGTACTTTCCATGGAACACAGCGGCAGCCGAGATACCGCCTACAGCCATACCTTTACCACCATCCCCGCCCAACTCGCCTACCGTCCCGAACGCATCACCCCGCGTCCGCATATCGACGGTACCTTACCGGCACGGGTAACCGCGGCTGAGAACTGCACCTACGCCTATATAGACGATATGGGCCGTTACCGCGTCAAATTACCGTTTGATTTGGACGAATGGAGTCCGGGCGGGGAAAGCCGTCCCGTCCGACTGGCCAAACCCTATGCCGGTCCCGAATACGGCATCCACTTCCCCTTACACGAAGGCACCGAAGTGATGCTGTCCTTCGTACAGGGTAATCCCGACCGTCCGTATATCTCCGGCGTCATGCACGACAGTGCCCATACCGACCACATTCCTGCAGACTGGAACACAAGAAACGTCATCCGTACCTGGGCGAACAACAAACTCAGGATGGAAGACCTGCAGGGACAGGAACACATCAAACTCGCCACCGACTATCAGAAATCCCAACTCAACCTCGGCCACATCGTCGACTCAAACCGCAACAAACGCGGAGAGAATGGCGAAGGCTTCGAACTCAGAACCGACGGTTGGGGCGCGGTACGGGCCGGCAAGGGCATACTCGTCAGCGCACAAAACCAGGATGCCAACGGCAAAGTGCTGGATATGGACGATGCCATCTCCCAACTCGAACAGGCACTCTCCCTGGCCAAAAGCCTGAACAAAGCCGCCCAAACCGCCAACAACCACAACACCGATGAAGAAACCCAAAGAGGCCGTCTGAAAGACGCCCTTAAAGACCTGAAAGAGGCCGGTTTAATCCAAACCGCTCCCGCCGGCATTGCCACCGCAACAGAACAAAGCCAACTTCACACCGCCAATGAAAACATCCACCTGGTCAGCGGCAACCATACCGACATTACCGCCGGCCAAAGCCTGACCGCCCATGCGGCAGAGAGCGTTAACCTGTTTGCGCAAAGCAGCGGCATCAAGGTACAGGCCAATCAGGGCAAAGTGGAAGTGCAGGCACAGAATGACGAGTTGCAGCTGAATGCCTTAAAGGACGCAACGTTAACCAGCAGTGCAGGAAAAATTACTATTGCGGCGAAGGAGGAGATTCTGATTACCTGCAAAGGGGCGTATATCAAACTGAGCAACGGGGAGGTTGAGATCGGGAGTCCGAAGGTGCTGCGAGTGAGGGCGCCGATGGTGGTGAATGGGGTGAATAGGATATCTAATTTATTACCACTGTTACCTTCAAATCAGAATAAAAAAGAAAATACAAGTATTCAAATTAAACGAATAGGAATAAAAAAATTATCAGGAATTTCATTAGATTATAAACTAAAAAATTCTGATGATAAAACTATCTTTTCATCTACAACGCGTCATGAAAGCGGGTTGAGCAATGTTTATGATAGAAGTAAATTTGATGGTGGTAGCTATCTTCTTATCGGCAAAGAAAGCGATAATTGGCAAATGTTTGTGCATGAAGAAGATGAAGCTAAGAAGGATTTAAAATGA
- a CDS encoding LysR substrate-binding domain-containing protein produces the protein MVTLDFQAQDIHAKNLYDERYICAVRHDHPIAQQTELTLEQFCQLEQALISYHGGSFSGVTDQALQSMGLQRNVNLSVQNFIVLPELLEQSDLLAVLPERLIGNLPNLKRFEPLLKIQGFTKTLIWHERTHKDPAYKWIRELIEKACLIEEE, from the coding sequence GTGGTTACACTAGACTTCCAAGCACAGGATATTCACGCAAAAAATTTGTATGACGAACGCTATATTTGTGCCGTTCGCCACGATCACCCAATAGCCCAACAAACAGAACTTACCCTTGAGCAATTTTGCCAGTTAGAGCAAGCCTTAATTTCCTATCATGGCGGCAGCTTCAGTGGTGTTACCGACCAAGCGCTGCAATCGATGGGGCTACAAAGAAATGTCAACCTATCGGTACAAAACTTTATTGTTTTGCCTGAATTACTAGAACAAAGCGATTTATTGGCAGTCCTGCCTGAACGTTTGATTGGCAACTTGCCCAATCTCAAACGCTTTGAACCCCTTCTTAAAATTCAAGGTTTTACCAAAACACTGATTTGGCACGAACGGACACATAAAGATCCTGCTTATAAATGGATCAGAGAGTTGATAGAAAAGGCTTGTTTGATTGAAGAGGAATAA
- a CDS encoding GlxA family transcriptional regulator, whose protein sequence is MSSENERNEFRQNQAVPKIVLYAQSGMNDFVFNIPFSVFQTTYRDNPLFDLKICSDDSKDVITALGASIPVHGGLDLTEEADIIVIAGWRNIEEAPTPELSAHLQKAVQRGAHITALCYGTYALAYTGLLDGRTAATHWLAEDDFVRRFPKIHLDTNRLYAEDGNFLTSAGAAGGLDCCLYLIRKIHGATVANDLARTLVAAPHREGGQAQFIHRPVERRTANDKINHLLDELRQNLATPYRLDDLAKKLAISRRTFIRHFSQATGMNFGEWLTTERLWQAQDLLENTDLPIDRIAEQSGFGSAANLRLQFKAKFKINPNAWRKVFGR, encoded by the coding sequence ATGTCGTCTGAAAACGAGCGTAACGAGTTTCGCCAAAATCAAGCTGTCCCCAAAATCGTGCTATATGCTCAATCGGGCATGAACGATTTTGTCTTCAACATTCCCTTTTCTGTTTTTCAGACGACCTATCGGGACAATCCGCTCTTTGACCTGAAAATCTGTTCCGATGACAGCAAAGACGTCATCACGGCACTGGGCGCAAGCATTCCCGTACACGGCGGATTAGATTTGACGGAAGAAGCCGACATCATCGTCATCGCAGGCTGGCGCAATATTGAAGAAGCCCCGACACCCGAGTTGAGCGCACATTTACAGAAAGCAGTACAACGTGGTGCACATATCACCGCCCTATGTTACGGCACTTACGCCCTTGCCTACACAGGACTTTTAGACGGCAGAACCGCCGCCACCCACTGGCTTGCCGAAGATGACTTTGTCCGCCGTTTCCCTAAAATTCATCTAGATACCAACCGCCTATATGCGGAAGACGGCAACTTTTTAACATCGGCAGGTGCGGCTGGCGGGCTGGATTGTTGCCTTTACCTCATCCGTAAAATCCACGGTGCAACCGTTGCCAACGACCTTGCCCGTACCTTGGTTGCGGCACCACACCGCGAAGGCGGGCAGGCACAGTTTATCCACCGACCTGTCGAACGTCGTACAGCCAATGACAAAATCAATCACCTATTGGACGAACTGCGCCAAAACCTTGCCACCCCATACCGCTTGGACGATTTGGCAAAAAAATTAGCCATTTCCCGCCGTACCTTTATCCGCCATTTTTCTCAAGCCACAGGCATGAATTTCGGTGAGTGGCTCACCACAGAGCGGCTATGGCAGGCGCAGGATTTGTTGGAAAATACGGATTTGCCGATAGACCGCATCGCTGAACAAAGTGGCTTCGGCAGCGCGGCAAACCTACGTTTGCAGTTCAAAGCCAAGTTTAAAATCAATCCGAATGCCTGGCGGAAAGTATTTGGCAGATAG
- a CDS encoding MBL fold metallo-hydrolase, which translates to MKFKQFILATVLGATAFSAWADDSYQHIRNATAKVEYAGQTFLIDPFFAPKHSMNGFAGTFNSQAKMPLVGLPMSVNKILDGVDAVIVTHTHEDHWDEAAARSIPKKLPIYVQHQADAAKIRSQGFTDVRVLNGSSVFNGVTISKTGGVHGTEAMYANPQLAEILGDAMGVVFQSSGHKTAYVMGDTVWTADVNKALNRYKPDYLIMNTGYALISGISDGIIMGTADVLKASQVMPKAKIITVHMDTVNHTAVSRADMRKFIRGQGIESRVNVPEDGEILKLD; encoded by the coding sequence ATGAAATTCAAGCAATTTATTCTTGCCACTGTTTTGGGCGCGACAGCCTTTTCCGCTTGGGCAGACGATTCATACCAACATATCCGTAACGCTACTGCCAAAGTCGAATACGCAGGGCAGACGTTTTTGATTGACCCGTTTTTCGCACCCAAGCACTCCATGAACGGCTTTGCCGGCACGTTCAACAGCCAAGCCAAAATGCCGCTGGTCGGGCTGCCGATGAGCGTGAATAAAATTTTGGACGGTGTGGATGCAGTTATCGTTACCCATACTCACGAAGACCATTGGGACGAAGCCGCCGCACGTTCCATTCCGAAGAAACTGCCCATATATGTGCAGCACCAAGCCGACGCGGCAAAAATCCGCAGCCAAGGCTTTACTGATGTACGCGTGTTGAACGGCAGCTCTGTCTTCAACGGCGTAACCATCAGCAAAACCGGCGGCGTACATGGTACAGAAGCCATGTATGCCAACCCGCAGCTAGCCGAAATCTTAGGCGATGCAATGGGTGTGGTATTCCAAAGCAGCGGACACAAAACCGCTTATGTTATGGGTGATACTGTGTGGACGGCAGATGTAAACAAAGCATTGAACCGCTACAAACCCGATTATCTGATTATGAACACGGGCTACGCGCTGATTTCAGGCATTTCAGACGGCATTATTATGGGGACGGCTGATGTATTAAAAGCCAGCCAAGTCATGCCTAAAGCCAAAATCATCACCGTACACATGGATACCGTGAATCATACCGCCGTCAGCCGCGCCGATATGCGTAAATTTATACGCGGTCAAGGCATTGAAAGCCGTGTGAACGTTCCGGAAGACGGAGAAATCCTGAAACTGGATTGA